In Pectinophora gossypiella chromosome 5, ilPecGoss1.1, whole genome shotgun sequence, a genomic segment contains:
- the LOC126366577 gene encoding uncharacterized protein LOC126366577, whose amino-acid sequence MSTSVFGILTTFDHTVQDWKTYRSRLTQWFVANDITNSTDVSGIKRRAILLSALSEGTYRLAADLALPKDLQSVPYEDILGLLDKHFNPKRTGFGDRHNFYASTQQLGETHSQWAARLRGLTANCTFSNVEETLRDRFIMGLRPGVEKEKLYAMDMTDLTLAKAVEFAENLCSAKAAAAASVGAAAGTLVVHSDIVNKISQGSKHVKSGVPGKQKCTVCGYTNHKSSECRYSDYVCRKCNSKGHLRRMCPSTKVNYVENVAGGEDVGDDVYTT is encoded by the exons atgtctacttCTGTATTTGGAATTCTTACTACGTTCGACCACACTGTACAAGACTGGAAAACCTATCGCAGTAGATTGACACAGTGGTTTGTAGCGAACGACATAACGAATAGTACGGACGTAAGTGGAATAAAGAGACGAGCGATATTGCTAAGTGCATTATCGGAGGGTACCTACAGACTCGCTGCGGATTTAGCCTTACCTAAAGATCTACAGTCGGTGCCGTACGAAGATATACTTGGATTACTCGATAAGCATTTTAATCCAAAGCGCACGGGGTTTGGTGACCGACACAACTTTTATGCCTCGACACAACAGCTGGGTGAAACTCACTCGCAATGGGCGGCAAGGCTGCGCGGTTTAACCGCGAATTGCACTTTCAGTAATGTCGAGGAGACATTGCGAGACCGATTTATAATGGGGTTGCGACCCGGTGTCGAAAAAGAAAAACTGTATGCAATGGACATGACAGATCTTACACTGGCCAAGGCTGTGGAATTCGCAGAGAACTTGTGCAGCGCCAAGGCCGCCGCTGCGGCTAGCGTGGGCGCTGCTGCCGGGACACTCGTTGTGCACTCGGATATAGTAAACAAGATTTCGCAGGGAAGTAAACATGTGAAAAGTGGAGTACCCGGAAAGCAAAAGTGTACAGTGTGCGGTTATACTAATCACAAGTCCTCGGAATGTCGGTATTCTGATTACGTGTGTCGGAAGTGTAATTCTAAAGGTCATTTGCGTAGGATGTGTCCATCGACCAAAGTGAACTACGTAGAAAATGTAGCCGGAGGGGAGGACGTCGGTGATGATG TCTACACAACTTAA